One Chryseobacterium wanjuense genomic region harbors:
- a CDS encoding SusE domain-containing protein, translating into MKQLFKILTIAFVSFLVFSCEKDEDQAILNEVSASKLSSDKTAVVLSEIIAGNPAISFTWQKSQFNIAIVPTQQVEFGIKGQNFKKSVTYDFANDATSGSITHAGLNALMFNLGATPDIVNNIEVRLKTSAGPAAFYSNVINLTVTPYTPNPDLVYPKINVPGGYAGAAGYADWTPGNSPNLFSPGKNNEYRGFIFVTAPNSEYKFTINQDWTGDKGDDGTFTGKLVESGEVNIKAITAGTYYIKADWAANTYSSIKANFGIIGDATPTGWGSDTDFVYNPATKTFVINSIALNTSGSFKFRANDDWAMKFQPQSSDQTLTSGSGVVTYLSSENTVTGDPNYKVDVAGNYKIELDLHNSANYKLTITKL; encoded by the coding sequence ATGAAACAATTATTTAAAATATTAACAATAGCCTTTGTAAGTTTTCTTGTATTTTCCTGTGAGAAAGACGAGGATCAGGCAATATTAAACGAAGTAAGTGCAAGCAAGCTTTCATCTGATAAAACGGCTGTAGTTTTAAGTGAGATTATAGCGGGTAACCCGGCTATCAGTTTTACATGGCAAAAATCACAGTTTAATATAGCGATCGTTCCTACTCAGCAGGTAGAATTTGGGATCAAAGGACAAAACTTTAAGAAAAGTGTTACCTACGACTTTGCTAATGATGCTACATCAGGATCGATTACCCATGCGGGATTAAATGCATTGATGTTCAACTTGGGAGCAACTCCGGACATCGTTAATAATATTGAAGTAAGATTAAAAACTTCTGCAGGCCCCGCGGCCTTCTACTCAAACGTAATCAATCTTACCGTAACCCCATACACCCCAAATCCGGATTTGGTATATCCTAAAATCAATGTTCCGGGAGGTTATGCCGGAGCAGCAGGATATGCAGACTGGACTCCTGGGAATTCTCCAAACTTATTCTCTCCAGGGAAAAATAATGAATACAGAGGGTTTATTTTTGTTACAGCTCCAAACAGCGAATACAAATTTACCATCAACCAAGACTGGACAGGTGATAAAGGAGACGACGGTACTTTCACGGGTAAGTTGGTAGAAAGTGGTGAAGTTAATATTAAGGCAATCACAGCTGGGACATATTATATCAAAGCCGACTGGGCTGCAAATACATATTCATCAATAAAAGCCAATTTCGGAATCATCGGCGACGCTACTCCGACAGGTTGGGGATCGGATACAGATTTTGTTTACAATCCGGCAACCAAAACTTTTGTCATCAATTCTATTGCATTGAATACTTCAGGATCATTTAAATTCAGGGCTAATGATGATTGGGCAATGAAATTCCAGCCACAATCTTCGGATCAGACGCTGACTTCAGGTTCAGGTGTAGTAACTTATCTGAGCTCAGAAAATACAGTCACGGGAGATCCAAATTACAAAGTGGATGTTGCAGGAAATTATAAAATCGAATTGGATTTACATAATTCAGCCAATTACAAGTTGACTATTACAAAATTGTAA
- a CDS encoding glycoside hydrolase family 97 protein, producing the protein MKKITMGAVLFSMMFVGVNAQSLKSPDGKFEMNFQLKQGVPYYNLKYNGNVVVEDSKLGLRLFKDSAIQFASEIVKPEDVKNDLNNGFTKTDEKRDSKNETWQPVLGEKKNYINNYNELAITLNQASTDRNIVVKFRLFNDGLGFRYEFPQQKNLNYFIIKEEDSEIDFPTDMKAWWIAADYDSQEYLPQTSNISEIPAKWGSAFDSNASQQMVKNAVQSPLMLKKEGKSPLYVNVGEAAVIDYPASHLEVDAVNFKFKTHLTPDRQGAKGYIQTASVSPWRTIIVSPKAEEVLASKMMFNLNEPTKYTDTSYIHPTKYMGVWWEMIIGKSQWAYGQPESNVRLGVTDFSKLTPNGKHGANNDKVKEYIDFAAENGFGGLLIEGWNIGWEDWFGHSKEYVFDFITPYPDFDIKMLNEYAHSKGIKLIMHHETSGSATNYERWADKAFQLMNKYGYDAVKTGYVGDIIPRGEHHYSQWTINHFYRIAEKANEYKIMVNSHESVRPGGESRTYPNWISAEAARGTEFEAFGGNNPEHQTILPFTRWMGGPMDYTPGIFQTKLDYYFPGDKRFVKTTLVKQLALYVTMYMPLQMAADLPENYKKHMDAFQFIKDVAADWDDTKILSAEPGDYIVTARKAKGSENWFVGGITDENKRDYTVDFSFLDKGKKYEATIYEDGKDADYINNPQSYHIYKKQITSKSKIDFKMARSGGFAVSIKPLK; encoded by the coding sequence ATGAAGAAAATTACAATGGGAGCAGTATTGTTCTCGATGATGTTTGTTGGTGTTAATGCACAATCTTTAAAATCGCCGGACGGGAAGTTTGAAATGAACTTTCAACTGAAACAGGGAGTACCTTACTACAACCTGAAATACAACGGAAATGTAGTGGTGGAAGATTCCAAATTGGGATTGAGATTATTTAAAGATTCTGCGATACAATTTGCCTCAGAAATCGTAAAGCCTGAAGATGTAAAAAATGATCTTAACAACGGTTTTACAAAAACAGACGAAAAAAGAGATTCCAAAAACGAAACTTGGCAACCTGTTTTAGGGGAAAAGAAAAATTATATCAATAATTACAACGAGCTGGCAATCACACTGAATCAGGCTTCAACCGATAGAAATATTGTTGTTAAATTCAGATTGTTCAACGACGGTTTAGGGTTCAGATACGAGTTTCCTCAACAGAAAAACCTGAACTATTTCATCATAAAAGAAGAAGATTCTGAAATTGATTTCCCGACGGATATGAAAGCATGGTGGATTGCGGCAGATTATGATTCTCAGGAATATTTACCACAAACTTCCAACATCTCCGAAATTCCTGCAAAATGGGGATCGGCGTTCGACAGCAACGCATCACAGCAGATGGTGAAAAACGCTGTTCAGTCTCCTTTAATGCTTAAAAAAGAAGGAAAATCACCTTTATATGTTAATGTTGGTGAAGCGGCAGTAATTGATTATCCGGCTTCCCATCTGGAAGTTGATGCTGTTAATTTTAAGTTTAAAACGCACCTTACTCCGGATAGACAGGGCGCAAAAGGTTATATTCAGACGGCTTCTGTCTCTCCTTGGAGAACAATCATTGTTTCTCCAAAAGCAGAGGAAGTTTTAGCATCAAAAATGATGTTTAACCTTAACGAACCTACAAAATATACCGATACTTCTTATATTCACCCAACCAAATATATGGGCGTATGGTGGGAAATGATCATCGGAAAATCCCAGTGGGCATATGGTCAGCCCGAATCCAATGTTCGTCTTGGTGTGACCGATTTTTCAAAATTAACGCCTAACGGAAAGCATGGAGCCAACAACGATAAAGTAAAAGAATACATCGATTTCGCAGCAGAAAACGGCTTCGGAGGATTGTTAATCGAAGGCTGGAACATCGGTTGGGAAGACTGGTTCGGTCACTCAAAAGAATATGTTTTCGATTTTATCACGCCATATCCTGATTTTGACATTAAAATGTTAAATGAATATGCTCATTCAAAAGGAATTAAGTTGATTATGCACCACGAAACTTCAGGTTCTGCAACGAACTATGAAAGATGGGCAGACAAAGCATTCCAATTGATGAATAAATATGGGTACGATGCCGTGAAAACCGGTTATGTAGGTGATATCATCCCAAGAGGGGAACACCATTATTCTCAATGGACAATCAATCACTTTTACAGAATTGCCGAAAAAGCAAACGAATATAAAATCATGGTAAACTCCCATGAATCCGTACGTCCGGGAGGTGAAAGCAGAACATATCCGAACTGGATCTCTGCAGAAGCGGCTCGTGGAACAGAATTCGAAGCTTTTGGAGGAAACAATCCCGAGCATCAGACGATTCTTCCTTTTACCAGATGGATGGGAGGGCCAATGGATTACACGCCGGGAATTTTCCAAACCAAATTGGATTATTATTTCCCTGGAGACAAGCGTTTTGTAAAAACCACTTTGGTAAAACAGTTGGCATTGTATGTGACGATGTACATGCCTCTTCAGATGGCTGCCGATTTGCCTGAAAACTACAAAAAACACATGGATGCTTTCCAGTTTATCAAAGATGTAGCGGCAGATTGGGACGATACGAAAATTTTATCTGCAGAACCGGGAGATTACATCGTTACGGCGAGAAAAGCAAAAGGTTCCGAAAACTGGTTTGTAGGTGGAATTACCGATGAAAACAAACGTGATTACACCGTAGATTTCTCTTTCCTGGATAAAGGTAAAAAATATGAAGCAACGATCTACGAAGACGGAAAAGATGCCGATTACATCAACAATCCGCAGAGCTATCACATCTACAAAAAGCAGATCACAAGCAAATCAAAAATCGATTTCAAAATGGCAAGAAGCGGCGGTTTCGCTGTTTCTATTAAACCTTTGAAATAA
- a CDS encoding GMC oxidoreductase, producing MYDIIIIGSGAGGATMAYRLADTGKKILVIERGDYVPVEKENWNSVEVFQKNRYTTKELWLDKYGKEFRPGMHYNVGGNTKFYGAALFRLREDDFKKIKHYGGISPEWPIKYEDLKEYYLEAEKLFHVHGKRGSDPTEPNESEPYPYEALPHEPRIQEIFDELTDYGLKPFELPIGVNFTPHKTINAPYTLDRFDGFPDAAERKADAHLCSLAKALEYPNVELMLNTKVIKLNTDESGTRISEVVVEHEGETKNLVGNLVILSAGAINSAAILLQSKNEKFPNGLANSSDQVGRNYMFHQNSAMVALFTEPNYTKFGKTFGINDFYRAGGEYEFPLGHIQLLGKSDEFQIEADSPVPAPGFTFELMAKHAVDFWLTSEDLPDPENRVTVEENGQIKISYTPNNEEGHELLKHELIKALKASGKFHSFWFKGIYFSKGMSIASPAHQNGTTKMGVDPENSVVDIHCKAHDLENLYIVDGGFFVSSGAVNPALTIIAMALRVGDHLKKNVLPS from the coding sequence ATGTACGACATCATCATAATAGGAAGCGGAGCAGGAGGTGCAACAATGGCATATCGACTGGCGGATACCGGAAAAAAGATTCTGGTAATCGAAAGAGGAGACTATGTTCCGGTGGAAAAGGAAAACTGGAATTCTGTTGAGGTTTTTCAGAAAAACAGATATACCACAAAAGAATTATGGCTGGATAAATATGGAAAAGAATTTCGTCCGGGAATGCATTACAATGTAGGCGGAAACACCAAATTTTACGGGGCGGCACTTTTTCGTTTAAGAGAAGATGATTTTAAAAAGATAAAACATTATGGAGGAATTTCACCGGAATGGCCGATTAAATATGAAGATTTAAAAGAATATTATCTGGAAGCGGAAAAACTGTTTCATGTTCACGGAAAAAGAGGATCAGATCCCACCGAACCGAATGAATCTGAACCATATCCTTATGAAGCTTTACCTCACGAACCCAGAATTCAGGAGATCTTCGACGAACTGACTGATTATGGATTAAAACCTTTCGAGTTGCCGATTGGTGTTAATTTTACCCCTCATAAGACAATCAATGCTCCTTATACTTTAGACCGTTTCGATGGTTTTCCGGATGCGGCGGAACGAAAGGCGGATGCGCACCTTTGCTCGCTGGCAAAAGCGTTGGAATATCCCAATGTAGAATTGATGCTTAATACAAAAGTTATAAAATTAAATACCGATGAATCGGGAACGAGAATTTCTGAAGTGGTTGTAGAACATGAGGGTGAAACAAAAAATCTTGTAGGAAATCTGGTAATTCTTTCCGCAGGAGCCATCAATTCTGCCGCAATACTTCTTCAGAGTAAAAATGAAAAATTCCCGAATGGTCTTGCCAATTCTTCGGATCAGGTGGGAAGAAATTATATGTTTCACCAGAATTCTGCTATGGTAGCATTATTCACGGAACCTAATTATACAAAATTTGGAAAAACTTTCGGAATCAATGATTTTTATCGGGCAGGTGGAGAATATGAGTTTCCTTTGGGGCATATCCAGTTGTTGGGGAAGTCGGATGAATTTCAGATTGAAGCAGATAGTCCGGTTCCGGCGCCCGGCTTTACTTTCGAACTAATGGCAAAGCATGCCGTAGATTTCTGGCTGACTTCAGAAGATCTTCCTGATCCCGAAAACAGGGTGACAGTGGAGGAAAACGGACAAATTAAAATCAGCTATACTCCGAATAATGAAGAAGGGCACGAGCTGCTCAAGCATGAATTAATAAAAGCTTTAAAAGCATCAGGTAAATTTCATTCTTTCTGGTTTAAAGGCATTTATTTCAGCAAAGGAATGAGTATTGCGTCTCCGGCGCATCAAAACGGAACCACAAAAATGGGTGTTGATCCGGAAAATTCTGTGGTAGACATCCATTGCAAAGCTCATGATCTGGAAAATCTTTATATCGTAGACGGAGGGTTTTTTGTTTCGAGCGGTGCGGTGAATCCTGCACTTACCATTATCGCGATGGCTCTCAGAGTGGGAGATCATCTTAAAAAGAATGTTTTACCATCGTGA
- a CDS encoding MFS transporter: MEPPHSSLSRRKKPNLSMAQIINMSMGFLGIQMAFGLQNGNASRILANFGADVHELSWFWLVAPITGLIVQPIIGHMGDNTWSPLGRRKPYFLIGAVLCAIGLVLLPNAASATQMMAANVLVMAVIFLAMMDASINVAMEPFRALVGDMLPKHQATIGFSVQTILIGIGAVIGSELPNWLANFQKNNIYLDFYLRKYLSFGLPQWVLDLKSVSNAAPKGFVADNVIYAFYIGAAVLIVSILYTIITTKEYSPEEFASFEGGKPMVKDQSKLSDIFKDFKNAPSQMKKLGIVQFFSWFALFTMWVFTTSALATHHFGLSPEDTHSVKFNDAGDLTGSLFGSYNFYAIFFAFALTPIAKFIGKKQTHALALACGGLGLISMYFIKDIHSLWISMIGLGFAWASILAMPYAMLIDSIPQKKMGVYMGIFNFFIVIPQIINGIFGGPIVSGIFGKMAIDYIVVGGVCMLLGAVLTLFFVKSEHETPKEIEEEIQQVHF, translated from the coding sequence ATGGAGCCACCACACAGTTCACTTTCAAGAAGAAAAAAGCCCAACCTTTCCATGGCTCAGATCATCAACATGAGCATGGGGTTTCTGGGAATTCAGATGGCTTTCGGACTGCAAAACGGAAACGCAAGCAGGATTTTGGCTAATTTCGGGGCAGATGTTCACGAATTGTCATGGTTTTGGCTGGTTGCACCGATTACCGGACTGATCGTTCAGCCAATCATCGGACATATGGGAGACAATACTTGGAGTCCTCTTGGTCGAAGAAAACCTTACTTTTTAATCGGGGCGGTTTTATGTGCAATTGGTTTGGTTTTGCTTCCCAACGCAGCTTCTGCAACGCAAATGATGGCTGCCAATGTTTTAGTCATGGCGGTGATTTTCCTTGCGATGATGGATGCTTCTATTAATGTGGCGATGGAACCTTTCCGCGCTTTGGTGGGAGACATGCTTCCGAAACATCAGGCAACGATCGGGTTTTCCGTTCAGACGATTTTAATTGGAATCGGGGCAGTGATTGGCTCCGAATTACCAAATTGGCTTGCAAATTTTCAGAAGAACAATATTTATTTAGATTTTTATTTAAGAAAATATTTGTCTTTTGGCTTGCCACAATGGGTATTAGATTTAAAATCAGTCTCTAATGCAGCTCCAAAAGGCTTTGTGGCAGACAATGTGATTTATGCATTTTACATCGGAGCGGCGGTTTTAATTGTGTCGATTTTATATACAATTATTACAACTAAAGAATATTCACCGGAAGAATTTGCCTCTTTTGAAGGCGGAAAACCGATGGTAAAAGACCAGTCGAAACTGTCGGATATTTTTAAAGATTTTAAAAATGCTCCTTCCCAGATGAAGAAACTGGGAATTGTACAGTTTTTCTCTTGGTTTGCCTTGTTTACGATGTGGGTTTTCACGACGAGTGCTTTGGCGACGCATCATTTCGGACTTTCCCCTGAGGATACACACTCGGTAAAATTCAATGATGCAGGAGATTTGACAGGAAGTTTATTTGGAAGTTATAATTTCTACGCGATTTTCTTTGCGTTTGCATTGACTCCGATTGCAAAGTTTATAGGAAAAAAACAAACGCACGCTTTGGCTCTGGCTTGCGGTGGATTAGGTTTGATTTCAATGTATTTTATTAAAGATATCCACAGTCTTTGGATTTCAATGATTGGATTAGGATTTGCGTGGGCAAGTATTTTGGCAATGCCTTATGCGATGCTGATCGATTCTATTCCGCAAAAGAAAATGGGCGTTTACATGGGTATTTTCAACTTCTTTATTGTAATTCCGCAGATTATCAACGGCATTTTTGGAGGGCCAATTGTAAGCGGCATTTTTGGAAAAATGGCCATCGACTATATCGTTGTCGGGGGAGTTTGTATGCTGTTGGGAGCTGTTTTAACTTTATTTTTCGTAAAATCAGAACACGAAACACCAAAAGAAATTGAAGAGGAAATTCAGCAGGTACATTTTTAA
- a CDS encoding winged helix-turn-helix transcriptional regulator produces the protein MEKQHNHKDCMQALKPVRDTLDVINGKWKLQIIISLNHGNKRFTEIERSIPKLTSKVLAKELKELEQNGLVERVVKDTYPVSIEYYPTDHTKTLHPVVESLKNWGENHRKHIFGSPSEAENGQQIDEIVGK, from the coding sequence ATGGAAAAACAACATAATCATAAAGACTGTATGCAGGCCTTAAAACCTGTCCGCGATACATTAGATGTTATCAACGGGAAGTGGAAATTGCAGATTATCATTTCATTAAACCATGGAAACAAACGTTTCACCGAAATCGAAAGAAGCATTCCGAAGCTGACCTCAAAAGTTTTAGCCAAAGAATTAAAAGAACTCGAACAAAATGGCTTGGTAGAAAGAGTGGTGAAAGATACCTATCCCGTGAGCATAGAATATTATCCTACAGATCACACCAAAACATTGCACCCTGTCGTAGAATCTTTAAAAAACTGGGGAGAAAATCACAGGAAACATATTTTCGGAAGCCCTTCGGAAGCTGAGAATGGTCAACAAATAGATGAGATTGTTGGCAAATAA
- a CDS encoding nuclear transport factor 2 family protein, with product MKKNKILLILTFILFALSFTPLSAQAKFDKEKIEISKMLDGFNIAAAKADYTAYFNYFADESTFIGTDATEIWDKKAFMVWAKPYFDKKRTWNFTSLKRNIYFSKDGKLAWFDELLDTQMKICRGSGVVEKIGGQWKVKQYVLSVTVPNDVVDKVVVEKTPIEDALIQQLKAK from the coding sequence ATGAAAAAGAACAAAATATTATTGATCCTAACCTTCATCTTATTTGCCCTGAGCTTTACACCTCTCTCTGCTCAAGCAAAATTTGATAAGGAAAAAATAGAAATCAGCAAAATGCTCGATGGTTTCAATATCGCTGCTGCAAAAGCTGATTATACGGCTTATTTCAATTATTTCGCTGACGAATCAACCTTCATCGGGACAGATGCCACCGAAATTTGGGATAAAAAAGCATTTATGGTTTGGGCAAAACCTTATTTCGACAAAAAAAGAACCTGGAATTTCACTTCATTAAAAAGAAATATTTACTTCAGCAAAGACGGAAAACTGGCTTGGTTTGATGAATTATTGGATACCCAGATGAAAATCTGCCGTGGTTCCGGAGTGGTAGAAAAAATAGGTGGACAATGGAAAGTGAAGCAGTACGTTCTGTCCGTAACCGTTCCCAATGATGTTGTAGATAAGGTAGTGGTGGAAAAAACTCCAATCGAAGATGCATTAATCCAACAGTTAAAAGCGAAATAA
- a CDS encoding FMN-dependent NADH-azoreductase — protein sequence MANILNIKTSITGENSVSNQLSQAVINQLLEKNPESKVVVRDLALEPIPHLEIHHFNASRLTDEERSEEQKEASKHSDQSLKEIQEADIIVIGVPFYNFTFPSTLKSWIDSISVAGKTFSYADGTPKGLLENKKIYLNVAAGGVYENGLIENMEHYLRTLFGFIGITDVEVFISQGTMVPQLKEENFSKAVAKIEELV from the coding sequence ATGGCAAACATTTTAAATATCAAAACAAGCATTACGGGAGAAAATTCTGTAAGCAACCAGCTTTCTCAGGCTGTTATTAATCAATTATTGGAAAAAAATCCTGAGAGTAAAGTGGTGGTTCGTGATTTGGCTTTAGAACCGATTCCTCATCTGGAAATCCATCATTTTAATGCTTCGAGACTTACAGATGAGGAAAGAAGTGAGGAACAAAAAGAAGCTTCCAAACACTCTGATCAGTCATTAAAAGAAATTCAGGAAGCAGATATTATTGTGATTGGCGTGCCTTTCTACAACTTCACTTTTCCATCGACTTTGAAATCTTGGATCGACAGTATTTCGGTAGCCGGAAAAACTTTTTCGTACGCAGACGGAACCCCAAAAGGACTTCTGGAAAACAAAAAAATATATCTGAATGTTGCTGCCGGAGGAGTGTATGAGAATGGTCTTATTGAAAATATGGAGCATTATTTAAGAACGTTATTCGGATTTATCGGAATTACGGATGTTGAAGTTTTCATCTCTCAGGGTACGATGGTTCCTCAGCTTAAAGAAGAAAATTTCTCGAAAGCGGTGGCGAAAATTGAAGAATTAGTTTAA
- a CDS encoding MFS transporter, with translation MNSRIVQIVIIFLSAFFTGVNFVVFPALGTAFTDASLFELSSSQFGNLFIPQVICIIISCLGAPFLVNKWGSKIVLVVGLLLMIISTGLLWMLQFFMNDQSLLFPVLMVLVAFTGSGFGLSITTLNPLAASLFEKDKSSAILILQFLVGLGTSTSPLMMNLIGNVNNWMYVPASIFVLVSIIFILFLFLKLEKGTFFELPKHFKIPSKLWIFFTAIVLYGFIEGTFGSFGAIILKNQGLDNNKASLGLSLFWGGIALNRLLFGIFSKNNDLSYLFLFSPLIVAGLLLSLLIYPNISLIVLMMFLIGFFMGSIFPGSIGWGTVEFPTLSVLVSGFLMAANQIGTGIITNVLGNFSNQTNMIFQFLIVCMILICILLFFLKRNSKIKEAF, from the coding sequence GTGAATTCCAGAATAGTCCAAATCGTTATTATCTTTTTATCAGCTTTCTTTACGGGAGTTAATTTTGTTGTGTTTCCAGCTTTGGGAACTGCTTTTACAGATGCTTCGCTTTTTGAGCTTTCTTCATCACAGTTTGGAAATTTATTCATTCCGCAAGTGATTTGTATTATAATTTCATGTTTGGGAGCGCCGTTTTTGGTGAATAAATGGGGCTCGAAAATCGTTTTAGTAGTAGGATTATTATTAATGATCATTTCAACAGGACTGTTGTGGATGCTTCAGTTTTTCATGAATGATCAATCTTTGCTCTTCCCGGTATTAATGGTTTTAGTAGCATTTACAGGATCGGGTTTTGGGCTTTCCATTACGACTTTGAATCCTTTGGCTGCCAGTTTATTTGAAAAAGATAAATCTTCTGCAATTTTAATCTTACAGTTTTTGGTTGGTCTGGGAACTTCCACATCCCCACTGATGATGAATTTGATAGGAAACGTCAACAATTGGATGTACGTTCCCGCAAGTATTTTTGTCTTAGTTTCGATAATTTTTATCCTGTTTTTATTTTTAAAACTGGAAAAAGGGACATTTTTTGAACTTCCCAAGCATTTTAAAATTCCGTCAAAATTGTGGATTTTCTTTACTGCAATCGTTTTGTACGGCTTTATTGAAGGTACTTTCGGAAGTTTTGGAGCAATAATTCTCAAAAATCAAGGATTAGACAATAATAAAGCGAGTTTGGGATTGTCTTTATTCTGGGGTGGGATTGCCTTGAACCGTTTACTTTTCGGGATTTTCTCAAAAAATAACGACTTGTCTTACTTATTCCTTTTCTCTCCTTTAATTGTCGCGGGATTGCTTTTATCTTTATTAATTTATCCAAACATAAGTCTCATTGTATTAATGATGTTTCTGATCGGATTTTTCATGGGAAGCATATTTCCGGGATCAATCGGTTGGGGAACAGTAGAATTTCCCACGTTATCTGTTTTGGTGTCCGGATTTTTGATGGCAGCCAACCAAATCGGAACAGGAATTATCACCAATGTTCTGGGGAATTTTTCTAATCAAACCAACATGATTTTTCAATTTCTTATAGTCTGTATGATCCTCATTTGCATTTTACTTTTCTTTTTAAAGAGAAATTCTAAAATAAAAGAAGCCTTTTAA
- a CDS encoding glycoside hydrolase family 13 protein — translation MKKIYTIFALSAASVAFSQIQKVEPAFWWKGMKNPELQILVYGKNIANNQIELSDGVQIKDIQKVENPNYVFVTVNTNEINVPKFKIIAKNGKKNIGSYTYELKQRDPNSVNRESYTSKDVMYLIMPDRFANGDEKNDSSPNLTEKADRSLPNGRHGGDLRGIINNLDYIQNLGATAVWLTPVNEDNEKVYSYHGYAQTDLYKIDARYGTNEEYKELSQKLNKRNMKLVMDYVTNHWGISHWMIKDLPTKDWIHWFNDGENGFKRSNYKTTTQFDTNASEIDKKVALDGWFDTTMPDINQKNPLVLKYLTQNAIWWIEYADLGGFRVDTYPYNDKEAMAKWAKAITDEYPKFNIVGETWLSTAGQISAWQKDSKTGEAANYNSNLPSVMDFMLYGDMPKALKEKEGWDTGMNRIYNSLSSDFLYPDINNVMVFFENHDTERWNEIFNDDPKAYKLGLTLISTVRGIPQIYYGSEVGMRGDKNKGGDADIRRDFPGGWKSDKVNAFNPTNQTQEQKEFYQFTQKVLNWRKGKDVIHTGKTKNFVPQNNVFVYFRYNQKESVMVVLNNNDKEQSLDLKHFAESLNGFTKGKDIISDKEFSLQNNLTIPAKNSMIIELK, via the coding sequence ATGAAAAAAATATATACCATTTTCGCACTTTCCGCAGCTTCTGTTGCATTTTCCCAAATTCAAAAGGTAGAACCCGCTTTCTGGTGGAAAGGAATGAAAAATCCTGAACTTCAGATTCTCGTGTACGGAAAAAATATTGCCAATAATCAAATTGAGCTGTCAGACGGTGTTCAGATTAAAGATATTCAGAAGGTTGAAAACCCGAATTATGTTTTTGTTACGGTAAATACCAATGAAATCAATGTTCCGAAATTTAAGATTATTGCTAAAAACGGTAAAAAAAATATTGGTTCTTACACGTATGAATTAAAACAAAGAGATCCGAATTCTGTCAACAGAGAATCTTATACATCCAAGGATGTCATGTACTTAATCATGCCCGATCGTTTTGCCAACGGTGATGAAAAGAATGATTCAAGTCCGAACTTAACGGAAAAAGCCGACAGAAGCCTTCCCAACGGCCGTCATGGTGGCGATTTGCGCGGAATCATCAACAATCTCGATTATATTCAAAACTTAGGTGCAACAGCAGTTTGGTTAACGCCGGTGAACGAAGACAACGAAAAAGTCTATTCCTATCACGGCTATGCGCAAACGGATTTATATAAGATCGATGCCCGCTACGGAACCAACGAAGAATACAAGGAACTTTCCCAAAAATTAAACAAAAGAAATATGAAGCTGGTGATGGATTACGTCACCAATCACTGGGGAATTTCGCATTGGATGATCAAAGATCTGCCCACAAAAGACTGGATTCATTGGTTTAATGATGGGGAGAATGGTTTCAAGCGTTCCAATTACAAAACAACGACTCAATTTGATACAAATGCTTCTGAAATTGATAAAAAAGTGGCGTTAGACGGCTGGTTTGATACAACAATGCCAGATATTAACCAAAAAAATCCATTGGTTTTAAAATATTTAACACAAAATGCAATTTGGTGGATAGAATACGCTGATTTAGGCGGTTTCCGTGTAGATACCTATCCTTATAATGATAAAGAAGCGATGGCAAAATGGGCAAAAGCGATCACCGATGAATACCCGAAGTTCAATATTGTCGGGGAAACATGGCTGAGTACGGCCGGACAAATTTCAGCCTGGCAAAAGGATTCAAAAACAGGAGAGGCGGCGAATTACAATTCAAACCTTCCGTCTGTGATGGATTTTATGTTGTACGGGGATATGCCGAAAGCATTGAAGGAAAAAGAAGGCTGGGACACGGGAATGAACCGTATTTACAACAGTTTATCCAGTGATTTTCTATATCCTGACATCAATAATGTAATGGTTTTCTTTGAAAATCACGACACGGAAAGATGGAACGAAATTTTTAATGATGATCCTAAAGCATACAAATTAGGGTTAACTTTAATTTCAACCGTTCGCGGAATTCCACAAATTTACTATGGTTCCGAAGTCGGAATGCGCGGTGACAAAAATAAAGGTGGTGATGCCGATATCCGAAGAGATTTTCCCGGCGGCTGGAAATCGGATAAGGTCAATGCTTTTAACCCGACCAATCAAACTCAGGAGCAAAAAGAATTCTATCAGTTCACACAGAAAGTACTGAACTGGAGGAAAGGAAAAGACGTCATCCACACCGGAAAAACTAAAAATTTCGTTCCTCAGAATAATGTTTTTGTGTATTTTAGATACAATCAAAAAGAAAGCGTAATGGTTGTGTTAAATAATAATGATAAAGAACAGTCATTGGATTTGAAACATTTTGCAGAATCTCTGAATGGTTTTACAAAAGGAAAAGATATCATCTCTGATAAAGAATTTTCATTACAAAATAATTTAACAATACCAGCAAAAAACTCGATGATTATTGAATTAAAATAA